The window CATCGACGTATGCCTGCTCGGCCTGCCGGAGAATCGCCACCCGCGCGGAGTCGCGTCGCGGTTACTCGTCACCGACCGGCACGTCGCCGTGCTCAGCCGAGAACATCCCCTCGCGGAAAACAGCCAGCTACAACTTCAGGATCTCGCGCAGGAGAAGTTCGCCGACTTCCCCGCCGGGACCCCAGGACGCGCCCAGAGTGATCTCGCCTTCACGACAGCGGGCGTCCATCGAGACGTGGCGTTCGAAGCGATGGCGGCCGACCTGATGGTCGGACTCGTCCGGCACAACCTCGCCGTCACCCTGTTGCCGTCCAGGTACGCTCCCACCGACCCCGCACTCGTCGCCATCCCGATCACCGACGGTCCATCCCGCGCCGAGTACCTGGCCTGGAGCGACTTCAATCCCAGCGCAGCCGCCCGCGCCTTCCTCGACACCATCGAATGACGCCCCGGTCACCCGAGCGCGATGTTCAACTCTTCCGCGCGACGAGCGAGAAGGAGTTCGGCAACCGACCGCTCCAGGCGGCCGCGAAGGTTCCCTCGGGACGCCAGAACGGCTCGGCATACTCCTCCACGTGTCGCACCTCTAGACCGGCAGCGACCACGGCGTTCACGATGCCGCCGAGCGTCGCCTGCCACTCCACTGCTCCGTGAGCGGGGAACGTGTCGTTGACGTGGCAACGTTCGAAGTAGCCGCGATCGGCGCGGATTCGCGGCTTGTCCTCGTCCCAGGTCCATAACGGCACCATCGGGTGGGCTTCGTACACGAACAAGTGCCCTGACGGTCGCAGCAAGCGAGCGACGTCTCGGGCCCAAGCCCTGAGATCCGCCAGCCAGATCAAGGCCCCCTTGCCGGTATAGACGAGTTCGGCACACTCGTCCCGCAGTGGTGCGCCTGGCAACTCCCCCGTCACGTAGCGGCACGGGATCGCCAACTCATCCGCCCGGCGTTGCGCGGCGGAGGTTGCCACCTCGCTGAAGTCGACACCGACCACCGACCGCGCTCCTTCGGCGACGAGGGCGATGTCGTCCAAGCCGTGTCCACTCTGTAGGTGTACGACGGTGGGCGACGATGCCAGCAGCGGACGCAACAGCTCCCGTTCACAGGCGTGCA is drawn from Phytoactinopolyspora mesophila and contains these coding sequences:
- a CDS encoding LysR family transcriptional regulator translates to MELRQLRYVVAVAEEANFTRAAARCFVVQSALSHQIKALEKELGVALFARTSRRVELTAAGEAFLPAARASLEAAERAAADAAAATGQLRGQLSVGVIPTVTAVDVPAALGVFRRLHPAVRIALRVAGSDALEAALAEGSIDVCLLGLPENRHPRGVASRLLVTDRHVAVLSREHPLAENSQLQLQDLAQEKFADFPAGTPGRAQSDLAFTTAGVHRDVAFEAMAADLMVGLVRHNLAVTLLPSRYAPTDPALVAIPITDGPSRAEYLAWSDFNPSAAARAFLDTIE
- a CDS encoding methyltransferase domain-containing protein, which encodes MSSDTRRNRVAWELASRKYVDEHQKLLDEARTGTSLHACERELLRPLLASSPTVVHLQSGHGLDDIALVAEGARSVVGVDFSEVATSAAQRRADELAIPCRYVTGELPGAPLRDECAELVYTGKGALIWLADLRAWARDVARLLRPSGHLFVYEAHPMVPLWTWDEDKPRIRADRGYFERCHVNDTFPAHGAVEWQATLGGIVNAVVAAGLEVRHVEEYAEPFWRPEGTFAAAWSGRLPNSFSLVARKS